GACGGAGCCGGAACGATCCTCGCCGTCGTGGGCGACGTGGACCCGGAGGCCACGGCGGCGCTGGTCACGTCCCTCTTCGGCGGACTGGAGCGAGGCGCGCGCCCGACCCATGACGCGCCCCCGACCGCCCCGAACGCGCCGGAGCGGGTCGTCGAGACCATGAAGGGCAAGGCGAACGTCGATTTCCTCTATGGCCAGGCGAGCGGGCTCAGGCGAAACGACCCCGATTACGAGGCCGCGCTCGTCGCGAACGCGGCGCTGGGACAGTCGAGCCTGACGTCGCGCATCGGCAAGCGGGTCCGCGACACCGAGGGGCTCTCCTACAGCCTCTACTCGCGCTGGTTCTGGCCCGACTACGCCGACGGGCTCTGGGCCGTGGACGTCGCCGTCGCGCCGCAGAACGTGGCCAAGGCGCTCCGCTCCACCAAGGAAGAGATCGATCGCTACGGGAAGGAAGGGATCACCGACGCGGAAGTGGAGGTCCAGCGGGAGTTCTTCGCCGGCAACTACCTGGTCCGCCTGGGCACGAACGCCGGGGTGGCCGCGGCGCTCTGCACCGCCGAGAAGTTCGGATACGGCCCGAGCTACCTGGACGACTTCCCGAAGCGGATTCGCGCCGTCACGAAGGCGCAGGTGGATGACGTGCTACGCCGGCGGTTCCATCCCGACAAGATGCACCTGGTCGTGGCCGGGGACTTGGACTCGATCCCGCAGTAGCCGCGCGCTCCGGCACTCCCCGGCGTACCCGCTACTTGAGCAGGGTCAGCGTGCGCGTCCTCGTCTGCCCGTCAGTGGTGAGCCGCGCGTAGTAGCGCCCGCTGGCGACCGGAAGGCCGCGGTCGTCCCGCCCATCCCAGCGTGCCTCGTAGCGTCCCGCCAACGTCGGGCCGTCCACGAGCGTCCGCACCAGGGCCCCCGAGACGTTGTACAACCGAAGCGTGACGCGCCCCGCGCTGCCGATCGCGAACGGGATCACCGTGCTCGGATTGAAGGGATTCGGCCGGTTCGCGAACAACCGCGTCGCCGGAGGCTCGGGCGCGTCCGCGACCCCGCTCACGGTCGGGACCGAGGCGGGATTGGCAGGATTCGAACCGCGCGCGAGCTCCCAGCGATCGCGGTACCCGTCCCCATCGCGGTCGATCCCCATGCGCCTTCCCGCGCCCGCAGGGACTCCGAGGTAGGTGATCTCGCCCCCGTTCTGCGCCAGCGAACGAAGGCTGTCTGCTGGGAACGTCCCCTCAGGATCGTAGTCGCTCAGGAACGCGCGCGCGCCGGCCTGGTAGAAGAACCCCTTGGCGACGCCGTCCAGGCGGCCGTGCGCCACCAGGTCGCATTGCCCTGCGTCCGCGGCGGCATAGAGGGAGTCGAGGAGCTGCGTCGTACCGGTGAGGGTCTTGTTCGCCCCGTTCACGGTGATCTCACGCCCGACCGAGGGAGCCGTCCCCGTATCGAACGCGAGAAGGAAGGCCTCGAGGTCGCGGCGCTCCTGGTTGCTCGCGAACGTGAAGACGGGCAGGTTCAGGAAGTCGAACAGATTGTCCATCGAGCCGTCGTGGATGAAGCCGAATCCCCTCTTCTGCGGTCCCGGCGCGTCGGAGAAGCCGGTCTTCTGGTACAGGTTCCGGAGCTGAGGCACCTTCATCGCCTGGCTCTCCTGCAGCGCCTGCGCAGGAATCAGCGCGCGGTTGGTCCCCGTGGGAAGGGTGTGGCACACGCTGCACGTGCCGCCGTCGTGCGGTTTGGTATCGAACTCGATCTTCCCCCGCGTCGGACTCGGCGCGGGGGCGGCCGGATTGGGCCACGTGCGGTCGAGGTTCTGATTCGGATTCGGCGGATACGCCAGGGTGAGGATGAAGTCGGCGAACTGCTGCATCTCGCCGGTCGTGAGCGAGTCGGCGTTCCCCATCAGCGAGACGAACGCGGGATTGAATCGGGTGAAGTCGGACCGGTCGCCGCGCCAGTGGAACGGCGACGTTCCGGACAGGCCGCGGAGCGACTGCGTCGTCATCGGGCCCTTCATCGGATGGAATGGCGGAATCGGGACCGGGTTGGACGGCGCCGGCTGCATGTCGCCCTGCGGATTGCCCAGATCCCAGGCGAGGTTGTCGAAGTTGCCGCCGATGTGGCATGAGGCGCACGCCAGATCGCCGTGATCGGAGAGCATCCCGTCGTAGAGGAAGTGACGTCCCGCCGTGACCGCGGCCGGGCTCGGATCGAATCCGCCGCCCAGCGGCACCTCGCTCTGGAACGATTCCCCGGAGGTGCCGAGCACCGCGACCGAGTTGGAGAAGCGGTTCAGGACGTACAGCCGCTCCCGCGGCTCGTCGAGCGCGAGTCCCGCGGGACCGCTCTTCGTGAGCCGAGGG
This DNA window, taken from Candidatus Binatia bacterium, encodes the following:
- a CDS encoding FlgD immunoglobulin-like domain containing protein; the encoded protein is AGGLGAVTPWHLNAHIVYDAIPGPPGEKALSLAEPTGVAVNGAESKVYVAALGSDLVGVVDPSTGAVTARIPVSSAPRLTKSGPAGLALDEPRERLYVLNRFSNSVAVLGTSGESFQSEVPLGGGFDPSPAAVTAGRHFLYDGMLSDHGDLACASCHIGGNFDNLAWDLGNPQGDMQPAPSNPVPIPPFHPMKGPMTTQSLRGLSGTSPFHWRGDRSDFTRFNPAFVSLMGNADSLTTGEMQQFADFILTLAYPPNPNQNLDRTWPNPAAPAPSPTRGKIEFDTKPHDGGTCSVCHTLPTGTNRALIPAQALQESQAMKVPQLRNLYQKTGFSDAPGPQKRGFGFIHDGSMDNLFDFLNLPVFTFASNQERRDLEAFLLAFDTGTAPSVGREITVNGANKTLTGTTQLLDSLYAAADAGQCDLVAHGRLDGVAKGFFYQAGARAFLSDYDPEGTFPADSLRSLAQNGGEITYLGVPAGAGRRMGIDRDGDGYRDRWELARGSNPANPASVPTVSGVADAPEPPATRLFANRPNPFNPSTVIPFAIGSAGRVTLRLYNVSGALVRTLVDGPTLAGRYEARWDGRDDRGLPVASGRYYARLTTDGQTRTRTLTLLK